DNA from Armatimonadota bacterium:
TCATGCGAAAGTGCACGACCAACGACCAGCCTCCGGTGAAGCGCAGGATAAGGGCCTTCCCGTGCCGGTCGACCTCCAGAAGCTGCGCCCCGGTAAGGGCGTCGCGAAAAGCGCCGGGCGTTGCGCCCACCAGCATTTCCGGCTTGAGCACGCGAACGGACACTACCCGGCATCCGAGGATGCTCTCGGAGAGGTCGCGGCGTACAGTCTCGACTTCAGGGAGTTCGGGCATGATGTGATGGCCCGGTGCAGGCTACTTGCCGTCTTTGCTTTGGTCGCGCAGGCGGCGTCGGAGTCGTGCCTCAATCTTTTCAGGCAACGGGCGGATCTCCAGGGGCTGAGGGTTGTGTGCGGGCGCCCTTTCGGGAATAGGGCCCGTTGCGGTCTGGCGCAACTGGTACATGCGCCCCGGCGGCTTGGGCTCGTACGGCTCCAGCTGCAGCAGATCATGCAAGATACACAGCGCGGCTTCCTTGTCCGGGATTTTCCCCCGGGTGTCGATCTCACCACCACCGGGCTCGTAGGGTGGCAGCGGCGATCCCACACAGGATGGGCACCCTTCTTCGCAACCGCAGCGGGTGATGAGGTCGAGCGCCGCGGTCACCACCTGCTCGACGATCTCGAAGAGGCGCTCCGAGTAACCGACCCCGCCCGGGAAGCGGTCATAGATGAAGATTGCAGGCGAGGACAGGTTGCTCGAGTCCACCACTGAGCCGATGTCCGCCGGGTCGCACATCACGTAAGCCGGGAGCACGCCCGCCATGGCGTTGGAGATGCCCAGAAGCCCCTCGTCCGGGATGCGCCCATACTCGCGCACTTTCTGTAGTACGTGGCGCGGCGGCATGAGCCAGAAGGCCACAGTGTCCAGGTCGATCGGAGGCAGGTCAAGATTGCCGAAACCGATGGAATCGTTCTCGTAGAACTTCACCTTGCGGAACATGTAGACGAGATCGGTGACCTCGGCCGGACCGTTGCCGATCTCGCTGATGCGCCACCGCGAGGTGACCGGCGGCTCGTCCGGGTCATCCACCAGCTTGATCGAGGTCTTGTCCACGGACATCGTAAAGTAGTCGATATCCCGCTTGCGCACATAGGCGATGCGCTGGGTAAGGTTCAGCTCTTCGACGAAGTAAGTCTCGCCATCGTGCATGTAGATGGCTTCGGTATGAAGCTGCGTGAAGGCTCCCCATTCGTCCATCTCGCCAATGACCTTGCCGCTGTCCAGCTCCTGGATCACATAGTTGTGCTCGTCGGCCGACCGCAGGCTGACATCCCCAGCCGGGTACGCCGGACCGCGCCAGAACCAGCGCCCCTTGATCTCCTGTACCTCTCGCCTGTCCTTGAGAATCTGCATGATTCCACCGAGGTACTCTCCGAAGAACTCTACATCATCGCCCGTAACCGGCAGCTCCTGGGTCGCGCAACGTGCATGGCCGTAGAGGATGTAGGGGTTCTCCTGGTCGATAATCGCCTCTTCGTGGGGCTGGTCGAAAAAGTACTCGGGATGCTGCATGAGGTACTGATCGATGGGGTCCTCGCGAGCGATGAGAATCGCGATGGAATCTTCCTGCGTACGCCCGGCGCGCCCTGCTTGCTGCCAAGTGCTCGCGATGGAACCGGGATAGCCCACCATGAGGCAGGCGTCCAGAGAGCCAATATCGATTCCCAGCTCCAAAGCATTGGTCGTCGTCACGCCCATCAATTCGCCTTCGAACAGCCGGCGCTCGATCTCCCGGCGCTCCGAAGGCAGATAACCGCCCCGGTACGCGCGTACCACATTGGCCAGCCGGCGACTGCGGTGCTCCAGTTCATCTTGCACGTATCGGTAGAGGATCTCCGCGGTCGTCCTGGCCCGCACGAAAGCGATGGTCTGTACCCGGTAACGCTCGATGAGCTCGCACATGAGCCATTGAGCTTCACTGTTGGCGCTGCGGCGCGAGAGCCGGGCAGCATCCACATACGGCGGGTTCCACAGCACGAAACGCTTTCGTCCCCGGGGAGATCCGTCGTCGTCCACAAGGCGCATCGGCCTGCCCACGATAGCCTGGGCGTGATCCGCGGGATTGCCGATCGTGGCGCTGCAGCAGATGAATACGGGGTCAGCGCCATAGTGCCGGCAGATTCGCCTGAGCCTGCGGATCACGTTGGCCACGTTACTGCCGAAGATGCCCCGGTACGCATGGACTTCGTCGATAACCACAAAACGCAGCGCCTGCAGGAAATGGGCCCAGCGGGCATGGTTCGGCAGGACGCCACTGTGGAGCATGTCCGGATTGGTGAGAATGACATTGCCCTCATCGCGCAACTGTTTTCGCAGGTCCCGCGGGGTGTCCCCGTCGTAGGTTCCGGCGTGGATGGGCAGATCCGGTTGGGCCTCGCGGTAGCGCTTCAGGGTCTTCAGTTGATCCTGTGCAAGGGCTTTCGTGGGGAACAGGTAGAGCGCTCTCGCGGTCGGGTCCTCAATAAGCGCCTCGAGCACCGGGACGTTGTAGCAGAGCGTCTTTCCGCTGGCCGTGGATGTTACGACGACGAAGCTCTCGCCCTGTCGGGCAGCAGTCACCGCGGCGGCCTGATGGGTGTAAAGACGCTGGATACCCTCGGTCGCGAGAGCTGTTGCGACTGGCTCGGGAAGAGGCGGGGCAAGGTCGGCGAACCGCGCCTCCCGGGCGGGCAACTGCTGCACCCACACGATCTGGTTGCCGTAATGCCGACTGCTGCGTATTTCGGACAGGAAGCGTTCGACGTCCAAGTGCTGCGATTCTCCTTGCCCTGCCGCGCCGGGCGGGCTGTTTTCGGGCGTTGTCGTCGTTCAGAACGGCTCACGAGCTGCCATTCGCAGGGGGAAACTTGCCTGACACATCCGGCGGCTGCTTCTCATCCAGTGAGGGCTTCCCGCCACGGGCTTCGTCCTCCGCCTTGCGCCTCGCATCCATCATCATCTCGCTCTCGCGGAAGCCGTCATTGAGCCGAGACAAACGGTTCCGGAAAATCACGATGAGCGAGACGGCGGACACCACATAGAGCGGGTATCGATAGAACGGGGGCGCCCAACCCGCGAAGACCACAGGCCACCACAGGAGGATGATTGCGATCATCGTAAGCCATTCCAGCAGTTCGACACGTGTCATTACATGAACCTCGCACCCACCGCCGGGGCAGTTGAAGCACCAAGTTTGTATAAATGGACTATAGATGAATGGGCACAGAGCGTCAACGCCCGCTGAACGGCGGTCAAACGCAGGGCGCGGAGCTCGATCACTGGGATTGAGAAAAGCCGATGGTGGGTAGACTATAAAATTGACGGTACGTCTTGTCGAGCGGTCTTTCACAACTGTGCCGAGCGGGTCCATCCCGTTTTGCCGCGGTCATCTGTCCGCGAAGGTCCGAGGATTGGGGGCTACAGGGATGCAAAAGGACATTCTGCGACTGATGGGCTTGAAGGACATGCGTACTACGCTGTGGACGGCAGTGATCTGCGTGGCACTGGCGATAGTGCTCGCCGCCGTCATCCACTCCCCGGCAGGGCGATGGACCGTTCTCGTGCTGTTTGGGGGCATCGGCGTGGGCGCAGCCATTTCCCTTTTGACCAAGGCGCGGTTCCGCTACCGGGAGCTGTGCAAAGGTCACTGCCCCAACCCGCTGTGCCACGGCGTCGTTGTCCACAGCGAGAATTTCCCGCGCGACGTGGTTGTCTGCCCGGTGTGTGGACGGGTCTGGCCGGCCCTGAGCCACATTGAGTTCAAGGTGACATCGAGACAGTGGTAGCCGCGGCGCGGATACGGGCAGACGGCGGCGTCTTCCAGGCGCCTCTTCATCCGGCTGAGTGGCTCGTCAGGCACCCAGCCCGCAGGATGAGAGGGTTGCCACGAGCTCGGAAATGCTGAAAGGTTTTCTCAGACACGCAGAAGCCCCTTCTGCGAGCAGGCTGGCGGCAATCTCGTTTTCCGCACGCCCGGTGATTATCACCACGGGCGGTGGACTGTCCAGTTCCCGGGCGGCCTCCAGTACCGCTCTGCCCCCGCCGTCCGGCATGAGCAGATCACACAGAACCACGTCAAACTGATCTCGGGCCAGCGCTTGCAGAGCTTCCTGAGTACCACCAACGGACACTACCGTACATCCGCGTTCAGACAGCGCATCAGACAGCAGCTCGCACAGGTCAGGCTCATCATCCGCCAGCAGGACGCGGATTTGCTGGTTTTCCGGCTCAGCGACCGCTGCCTGCGGCGCTGGAGAGGACTCTCCCTCCGTTCCATCTGCTAGCGCCCTGAACCGAAGTTCGAATGTGGTTCCGACTCCGACCTCGCTGTCCACAGCGATCGTACCGCCGTGTGCCTCAACGATCCCGTGTGAGACAGACAGTCCAAGGCCACTCCCTGGCAAATCACCGCCCCCAAGACTGCCCTTGGTGGTGAAGAACGGCTCGAAGATCCGGGGCAGATGTTCGGGTGGGATGCCGATGCCCGTATCGGTGATCCTCACCACGATCTCACTCTCACCCGCTGTGTTCTGTTCGCAGAATGTGCGTAACTCGAGAGAGCCGCCC
Protein-coding regions in this window:
- a CDS encoding DEAD/DEAH box helicase; translation: MDVERFLSEIRSSRHYGNQIVWVQQLPAREARFADLAPPLPEPVATALATEGIQRLYTHQAAAVTAARQGESFVVVTSTASGKTLCYNVPVLEALIEDPTARALYLFPTKALAQDQLKTLKRYREAQPDLPIHAGTYDGDTPRDLRKQLRDEGNVILTNPDMLHSGVLPNHARWAHFLQALRFVVIDEVHAYRGIFGSNVANVIRRLRRICRHYGADPVFICCSATIGNPADHAQAIVGRPMRLVDDDGSPRGRKRFVLWNPPYVDAARLSRRSANSEAQWLMCELIERYRVQTIAFVRARTTAEILYRYVQDELEHRSRRLANVVRAYRGGYLPSERREIERRLFEGELMGVTTTNALELGIDIGSLDACLMVGYPGSIASTWQQAGRAGRTQEDSIAILIAREDPIDQYLMQHPEYFFDQPHEEAIIDQENPYILYGHARCATQELPVTGDDVEFFGEYLGGIMQILKDRREVQEIKGRWFWRGPAYPAGDVSLRSADEHNYVIQELDSGKVIGEMDEWGAFTQLHTEAIYMHDGETYFVEELNLTQRIAYVRKRDIDYFTMSVDKTSIKLVDDPDEPPVTSRWRISEIGNGPAEVTDLVYMFRKVKFYENDSIGFGNLDLPPIDLDTVAFWLMPPRHVLQKVREYGRIPDEGLLGISNAMAGVLPAYVMCDPADIGSVVDSSNLSSPAIFIYDRFPGGVGYSERLFEIVEQVVTAALDLITRCGCEEGCPSCVGSPLPPYEPGGGEIDTRGKIPDKEAALCILHDLLQLEPYEPKPPGRMYQLRQTATGPIPERAPAHNPQPLEIRPLPEKIEARLRRRLRDQSKDGK